In Stigmatella aurantiaca, one DNA window encodes the following:
- a CDS encoding DUF3325 domain-containing protein, translating to MLLAFGLNYLALLTCCLAMARHHRALLGPAPSPGRAALLRGVALTGTALALGVCIHQQGGEVGTVLWLCLLMVSGLVLVALLAWRPRWALPLAAGVPLAGGAIALLGAR from the coding sequence ATGCTGCTGGCGTTCGGCCTCAACTACCTGGCGCTGCTCACCTGCTGCCTGGCGATGGCCCGGCACCACCGGGCCTTGCTGGGCCCGGCCCCCTCCCCCGGGCGCGCCGCCCTGCTCCGGGGCGTGGCCCTGACGGGGACAGCCCTGGCGCTGGGCGTCTGCATCCACCAGCAGGGCGGCGAGGTGGGCACGGTGCTCTGGCTCTGCCTGTTGATGGTCTCGGGCCTGGTGCTGGTGGCACTGCTCGCCTGGCGCCCCCGGTGGGCCCTGCCCCTGGCGGCGGGGGTTCCCCTGGCCGGAGGCGCCATCGCCCTGCTGGGCGCGCGCTGA